A window of the Acidobacteriota bacterium genome harbors these coding sequences:
- a CDS encoding zinc ribbon domain-containing protein, with amino-acid sequence MNRATLLLYCYRCHAPMQPDSQNCDYCGAFRPRSKQENRNEPRKILLADQFQNRSLSRWTKNLGQWDTRDQKLIGWGGTHYYGLTHSYSFDSRKEYTFRIQGQSRGATGCFGFVSPGLDYGIFLYFHGDGHFDKQMECRFWRGGDTYDFITPRHEVNMSFSGEHRYAFGIRQGSIRVTVDNRYIETIDASQLMTGRYLFSLSNYNPPGTQRVAEHTYSKFQVTVP; translated from the coding sequence ATGAACCGAGCAACATTGCTGCTGTATTGTTATCGTTGTCACGCTCCAATGCAGCCTGATTCCCAAAACTGTGATTATTGCGGTGCGTTTCGTCCGAGATCAAAACAGGAGAATCGAAACGAACCTCGCAAAATCCTGCTTGCTGATCAATTTCAAAACCGATCCCTTTCCCGATGGACCAAGAATCTGGGCCAGTGGGACACCAGGGACCAAAAACTGATTGGCTGGGGTGGGACTCACTACTATGGGTTAACCCATTCCTACAGTTTTGACTCCCGAAAGGAATATACTTTTCGGATCCAGGGCCAATCTCGCGGTGCAACAGGCTGTTTTGGGTTTGTCAGTCCCGGTTTGGATTACGGTATTTTCCTGTACTTTCACGGTGATGGCCACTTTGACAAACAAATGGAATGCCGGTTTTGGAGGGGCGGAGATACATATGACTTCATTACCCCACGGCACGAAGTCAACATGTCATTTTCAGGGGAACATCGCTACGCGTTTGGCATCCGACAAGGCAGCATCCGGGTCACGGTTGATAACCGGTATATTGAAACCATTGATGCCAGCCAGTTGATGACGGGTCGGTACCTGTTTAGCTTGAGTAATTACAACCCGCCTGGAACCCAGCGGGTGGCGGAACATACCTATTCGAAGTTTCAGGTGACAGTTCCTTAA